The proteins below are encoded in one region of Apium graveolens cultivar Ventura chromosome 4, ASM990537v1, whole genome shotgun sequence:
- the LOC141721746 gene encoding uncharacterized protein LOC141721746, translating to MARQLSMTFLGKVIEGIWHTGIVVYGTEYYFSGGVQQAAVGTTQYGTPVRVVDIGNMGNMGNLLLLTKMILFFPLRIFHHRLLSPLSISTWKCTRCQSKTQLGFGLKLQLSFTGNVHGIPVSTLEILMLGRAMSTLSVLRVGLPTYVTIAWIETLSLRMVTKLQFIGKGMSLVLMPL from the exons ATGGCAAGGCAGTTGTCAATGACTTTTTTGGGTAAAGTTATAGAAGGCATTTG GCATACAGGAATAGTGGTTTATGGCACTGAATACTATTTCAGTGGTGGTGTGCAGCAAGCAGCTGTTGGAACTACACAATATGGAACACCTGTTCGAGTGGTTGATATTGGCAACATGGGCAACATGGGCAATCTCTTGCTTCTCACGAAGATGATCTTGTTTTTCCCTCTCCGGATTTTTCATCACAGGCTCTTGTCCCCTCTTTCCATAAG TACATGGAAATGTACAAGATGTCAATCGAAGACCCAGCTGGGTTTTGGTCTGAAATTGCAGCTCAGTTTTACTGGAAATGTACATGGGATCCCAGTGTCTACTCTGGAAATCTTGATGTTAGGAAGGGCAATGTCAACATTAAG TGTTTTGAGGGTGGGATTACCAACATATGTTACAATTGCTTGGATAGAAACATTGAGTCTGAGAATGGTGACAAAATTGCAATTTATTGGGAAGGGAATGAGCCTGGTGCTGATGCCTCTTTGA